The proteins below are encoded in one region of Macaca nemestrina isolate mMacNem1 chromosome 10, mMacNem.hap1, whole genome shotgun sequence:
- the LOC105499874 gene encoding C-type lectin domain family 4 member E isoform X2: MNSSTSSESQGTVTYHIFQTCHEKKFQLHENFTELSCYNDGSGSVKNCCPSNWEYFQSSCYFFSTDTIPWTSSLKNCSAMGAHLVIINSQEEQEFLAYKKPKMKEFFIGLSDKVVEGQWHWVDGTPLTKSLSFWDVGEPNNIATLEDCATMRDSSNPRQNWNDATCFFSYFRICERLGINILNKGKSI, translated from the exons atgaattcatcAACATCATCTGAATCACAAGGCACAG TGACATATCACATCTTTCAAACCTGTCATGAGAAAAAGTTTCAGCTACATGAGAATTTCACAGAGCTGTCCTGCTACAATGATGGATCAG GTTCAGTCAAGAACTGTTGTCCATCGAACTGGGAGTATTTTCAATCTAGCTGCTACTTCTTTTCTACTGACACCATTCCCTGGACATCAAGTTTAAAGAACTGCTCAGCCATGGGCGCTCACCTGGTGATTATCAACTCACAGGAGGAGCAG GAATTCCTTGCCTATAAGAAACCTAAAATGAAAGAGTTTTTTATTGGACTGTCAGACAAGGTGGTCGAGGGTCAGTGGCACTGGGTGGATGGCACACCTTTGACAAAGTCTCTGAG CTTCTGGGATGTAGGGGAACCCAATAACATAGCTACCCTGGAGGACTGTGCCACCATGAGGGACTCTTCAAACCCAAGGCAAAATTGGAATGATGCTACCTGTTTCTTCAGTTATTTTCGGATTTGTGAAAGGCTAGgaataaatattttgaacaaaGGAAAATCTATTTAA
- the LOC105499874 gene encoding C-type lectin domain family 4 member E isoform X3 yields MNSSTSSESQGTERGCFSSQMFLWTVSGIPILFLSACFITRCVVTYHIFQTCHEKKFQLHENFTELSCYNDGSGIIVPKEFLAYKKPKMKEFFIGLSDKVVEGQWHWVDGTPLTKSLSFWDVGEPNNIATLEDCATMRDSSNPRQNWNDATCFFSYFRICERLGINILNKGKSI; encoded by the exons atgaattcatcAACATCATCTGAATCACAAGGCACAG AGAGAGGATGCTTCTCTTCCCAAATGTTCTTATGGACTGTTTCTGGGATCCCCATCCTATTTCTCAGCGCCTGTTTCATCACCAGATGTGTTG TGACATATCACATCTTTCAAACCTGTCATGAGAAAAAGTTTCAGCTACATGAGAATTTCACAGAGCTGTCCTGCTACAATGATGGATCAGGTATAATAGTCCCAAAG GAATTCCTTGCCTATAAGAAACCTAAAATGAAAGAGTTTTTTATTGGACTGTCAGACAAGGTGGTCGAGGGTCAGTGGCACTGGGTGGATGGCACACCTTTGACAAAGTCTCTGAG CTTCTGGGATGTAGGGGAACCCAATAACATAGCTACCCTGGAGGACTGTGCCACCATGAGGGACTCTTCAAACCCAAGGCAAAATTGGAATGATGCTACCTGTTTCTTCAGTTATTTTCGGATTTGTGAAAGGCTAGgaataaatattttgaacaaaGGAAAATCTATTTAA
- the LOC105499874 gene encoding C-type lectin domain family 4 member E isoform X1 codes for MNSSTSSESQGTERGCFSSQMFLWTVSGIPILFLSACFITRCVVTYHIFQTCHEKKFQLHENFTELSCYNDGSGSVKNCCPSNWEYFQSSCYFFSTDTIPWTSSLKNCSAMGAHLVIINSQEEQEFLAYKKPKMKEFFIGLSDKVVEGQWHWVDGTPLTKSLSFWDVGEPNNIATLEDCATMRDSSNPRQNWNDATCFFSYFRICERLGINILNKGKSI; via the exons atgaattcatcAACATCATCTGAATCACAAGGCACAG AGAGAGGATGCTTCTCTTCCCAAATGTTCTTATGGACTGTTTCTGGGATCCCCATCCTATTTCTCAGCGCCTGTTTCATCACCAGATGTGTTG TGACATATCACATCTTTCAAACCTGTCATGAGAAAAAGTTTCAGCTACATGAGAATTTCACAGAGCTGTCCTGCTACAATGATGGATCAG GTTCAGTCAAGAACTGTTGTCCATCGAACTGGGAGTATTTTCAATCTAGCTGCTACTTCTTTTCTACTGACACCATTCCCTGGACATCAAGTTTAAAGAACTGCTCAGCCATGGGCGCTCACCTGGTGATTATCAACTCACAGGAGGAGCAG GAATTCCTTGCCTATAAGAAACCTAAAATGAAAGAGTTTTTTATTGGACTGTCAGACAAGGTGGTCGAGGGTCAGTGGCACTGGGTGGATGGCACACCTTTGACAAAGTCTCTGAG CTTCTGGGATGTAGGGGAACCCAATAACATAGCTACCCTGGAGGACTGTGCCACCATGAGGGACTCTTCAAACCCAAGGCAAAATTGGAATGATGCTACCTGTTTCTTCAGTTATTTTCGGATTTGTGAAAGGCTAGgaataaatattttgaacaaaGGAAAATCTATTTAA